The genomic segment GCAGGTTGTAGGGATACTTGATCGGCGCCTTGAAGGAGACGTTCATCGGATCGAAAACGAAGGGCAGGTCCGGGTTCGACAGGCGGTTTTCCGCGCCCATGTAGTTCGCGATCGTGTACATGCGGTTGGCAACGGCGTCGTACTGCTCGATCAGTGCGCGCATTTCCTTGGGAACGGATACCACGGGCAATCCAAGCTGCCGGGTGACGTAGGCGTTCGCCTCGTGCAGGTCCATCAGCCTTTCCTGGCCCGCCTGGTCCGTCTGGTCAGCCTGGCTCGCCTGGTCGGTCTGGCCCGACTGAACCGCCATGCCGATGCGGATCGTTCCCGTGGCCTCGAAGGTGGCGAGTTTGAAGGGGGTATCCGGCTGGTCCGAGACCTGGGACCGGACCGTGCCCGGTGTGATCATCCATAGCGCGGCGCCAATGAATAGGACGACGGCCGGCAGAACGCGTATCCGGTACGACATGGCGGTATCCTCCTTGATGACCGGTCGATCAGGGCGCGTTCGTATCATCGGGACGAGACAGCGCGCCAGATCGCGGTACTACGTAATCGGCGACCTGCCGGAGCATCCGGCGGTGAAGTCGCGGGGTAACGGGGTACGGAAGCGAAAAGGTAGGATGGCTGTGCTGAATTTCTATTGTTTGAGAAATCGGATCGGGGCGGGGAGATTTGAACTCCCGACCTCCTGCTCCCGAAGCAGGCGCGCTGACCGGGCTGCGCTACGCCCCGATATATGACCGATCTAGGGGCAAGGGCCCGGTGGGCTGCCTTGCCGGAATCGGGGCGACTGGATTTGAACCAGCGACCACCAGCCCCCCATGCTGGTGCGCTACCTGACTGCGCTACGCCCCGAAAACTTCGGCGTATAATGTATGCCGAGGAGGGGTTTCGGGCAAGGGTTATTTTGGCGACTGACGCGTGGCCCGGCACGATCCCATACGGCTGCGCGCCTGCTCGACGAACCAGTGATGATCGGCGCGAATCAGGGATACGTCCCGTTCGTCCGTGGCGAGAAAGTCGAGTTTGTTCACCACGCGAAACGCCGTGTAGAAATCCCACCAGGGCAGGCATCCGGAATCCACGGGATTCAGGGATTCGTAGTGGCGGGTGAAGGTATCCATGATTTCGGCGCCGAAGAGCATCAGGATCTCGAACCGGGCGTTCGATACGTCGAAGAGCGGGTCCCCTCGCCGGGTGTCCTCCCAATCGATGACCGCCGTGAGATGTCCATCCCGCCAGAGGGTGTTCCCCGGCCAGTAGTCGCCGTGCAGGACGACCGGCGTATTGTTGCGGGGAAGCGGCCAGCACGGCGCGAGCAGCGCGAGGAGTTCGCGTTCGCCCGCGGTAATGCCGGGAGCATCCGGCGGCCTCCCGACTGCCGAAGCGCAGTCATCCTCCACCCGCAGAAGAAAGGAAAGATCCCGGCCGGCCGTATCCATCCTGTGGATCCTGGCCAGTTCACGGGCCATCTGCATCACATACTCCGCCGGATCGCCGGGCTTCAGATCGGTAACGCCTTCCGCATATTCCAGCACCAGGGAGGGCGTGGGGAAAAGAGGATCCCTCGCGTCCAGGTAGACCGGGGCGGGCGTGGCCAGCCCCGCGGCGTGGGTCAGTTGCAGCACGCGGAACTCGTCCGCGGCCACGTTCGGGTTCTGCTGGAGGTCCACCTCGCCGTGCAGCCGGTGAATGAGCTTTCTCGACGTACCTACCCAGGTTTCGAGTTCCAGGACGGTCACATCGGCCGAGTAGCCGCCGGGCAGGCTGCGATGGCGCTTCAGCTTGGCGTGCGGATCGAATCGATGGACGAGCTTCTCGAACCGGTTGTATTCGTCGACGTTTTCCACGGAAGGTTTTCCTATTCCCCGGGATAGTCTATGGCCCATTTGCCCTTGAGGTTCCCGCTGCCGCCCGCCTTGCTCCAGAGAGCGGCCACGTCTTCCGGAGCGTGGTGTTCCGCCAGGTGGGCCAGGAATAGGGCATGCAGGTCATCCAGGACAGCCTCGTTGCCGTCGGCGATGTTCTGCTGGGCCAGACGGTCCTTCTGCAGGTCGTAGAGCTCGGGTCGTCCGTCTGCTCCGACGGGTGCGTAGCCCCAACGATCGGTAACGAGAAAGGGCGTCGTGGCGCGCCTCGCCAGGCCTTCTGACGGGTCCGCCAGGTGGCAGCCGCTTACCGCATACTCGCGGTGGGTGGCCCGGCCTTCCAGCACCGCCCCGGCAAAGGACAAACCATCGAAAGATTTCGGCGGGTCCACTGTGACGCCGGCCAGGTCGCAGAGACTCGGGAACAGGTCGATCGTCTGCGTAATCAGGGGAAGTTGTGCCCCGCGGGGCACGCCGCCACCGGCCAGCATCAGCATGACGTGGCCGATCTCCGGGTAGATGGGCCAGAACCTTCCGTCGTCCTCCTGGATGTTGGACTTGCCGGTCCGATCGTGTTCGCCGATGGACATGCCGTGGTCCGACATGACGGTCACGATGGTATCGTCCCAGAGACCCAGGTCGTCGATCTTCTGCAGGACCTGGCCGATATGGCGGTCCACCAGTTCCGTCTCCGCGGCGTAATGGGCCCACAGGTTATGCAGTTCCTCCGGCGTATAGGCCGAGGACGGTCCGTAGTTCGGATGCAGCATGGGCGGTCCCGTGTAATCGGGGTCGTAGCGCCGCACCATATATTCCGGCGGATCCCAGGGTTCGTGGGGATCGAAGAAATCCACCCACAGGAAGAACGGGCCGGATTCCGCGTTTTCCTCGAGCCATCGAACGGCGGTCTGCGCGGTCTGCGCGGAGAAGACGTCGGATTCATACCGGTAGTAATGGTTGATCCAGCGGTGCTGATTGACGAGTGCATGGCCCCGATAGCGCGGGTGACCGCGGGTTTTGTCGTCCTGGACGACGCGTTCTATGGGGTCGTTGAGGTGGAGCAGCGGTCTGTCGCCCTCCTGGCCCCGGTTCTGGTACGCCGCGTCGAAGCCATCGGTGAAACGGGCCTTGAACAGGTGGGGACAGTCGCAGATCAACTGCGTGGCGTAACCCTGTTCGCCGAGCATCCTGCCCGCGTGGTTGGGCCCGCTCAGGTCGATGGGCTGCCAGCCGTAATGGGGCCATCCGGTGACCCCCGTCGCGAAATCGGTACGATGGGGGATCGTGGGAAAGCTACCCATGTGGGCTTTTGTGATCTCCGTCGCCCGTTCCGCGGCGAAACGGTCCAACTCCGGCGTTCGCACGGACCGCTCCGCCCGGTTTCCCAGGTTGTCGTGGCGGAAGGTATCCGTGATGAGTACGACGATGTTCTTGGGCATCATGGTCCTTTCGTTACAGTGCGATCGTGTGTACGAAGGAATCGTCTTTCGACCCGCCGGCGACCCGCCGATGCCGGCCGGCAGCCAACGCGCTCAGCCGTCGACTAACGCGTTCAACCGTCGATCTTGCAGTCTTCCAGGTAACGGTCCACCGACGCCTTCAGCGGTATCTCACCGCTCATCACCCGGTCTTCGTATTCGCGGTACCAACCCGGAATCAGGGACCGGGCCTCGCGGAACTCGGCGAGGATGAGCCTTGCGAAGTCTCCGCTGTCCTCCAGATAGCCGGATTCGTAAAAGCGCGTGATCGCCCGCTCGCGGTCGTAGTCGAGCCGGATGATCTCCGCCTTCCACGCACCGGCCTCGAACGTCATCTGGGCGTAGGCCGCGCGGGGGTCCTGGTCGAAAGGCGCGCCCACCGCGCCCACGTTGACGACCAGGGCATCGTCCACGGTCCGGATCAGGGGCCGGTGGGTGTGTCCCACCACCAGCACCTTCGGCGCCGGAGCGATTTTCTCGCGCAGCGATGCTTCGGTATCATCGGGGAAGATCCCTTTGCGGTCTCCCAGCATGGATGCGTGCACCATGCGGAGTTCATTCCCTGCCTCATCGGTCATTGACCACTGAAAGGGCAGCGCTTCGAGGCGTGCGACCAGCCTGTCCGGGCTTTCCGGGCGACTCGTGCTGTCGGGGCCGGCCTGTCCAGTCTGACCGGCCAGTTGATCGTACGTCCACTTCGCATGCCGGATGATCTCGAATTCGGGCCCGCGGTCGGGCAGGCTACCCCTTCCGAACTTCAGCACGTACCGCTCGTGGTTCCCGTAAATCATGCCCCAGTCTTCCGCCAGGGCACGGGTCACAACGCGTTCGGTGCACTCACGTGGCTTCGGTCCCCGGTTGATTATGTCGCCCGCGCACAGTACCCGGTCGGGTCGCCAGCGGTCGATATGGTCCAGGACGGTTTCCAGCGCGTCCAGGTTGCTGTGCACATCGGCGAAAACGGCGATCTTCATGATGATCAGGGCCGGCCAGGCCGACCGGACCGACCTTTGGGTTCGGCGGCCAGGAACCGGTGCAGCACGTTGGACACAATCCTGGAAATGTCGTTGTCGGCATCGTTGTACAGCAGGCTGCCGCAGAAGGTGATGGATCCCGTGGAGAAAAGCTGGCTCCCGGAGTCCGATTTCTGGTAAACCATGTCCGCCCGGACCAGTTTCTCAGGTAGCTCCCCGGACCAGGTCGTGATGTGTGTGAGCAGCTCTTCGGGAACGGGTATGAAGGATTCGTGGTGGTTTTCGGAACTCGCGATGACGCGGGTGTTTTCGGGGGTGCCCAGCCGGGAGTCCGCGCGGTCGAGTTCGAACCCGGCGGCGCCGTTTCCGCTGAACCCGTAATCGCCCACGGTCTCGCCCTCCACCCCCTCGAAGATCCACGCGGTCTCCGGGTTGGCACGGGCGTTCGGATCAATGCGATAGTACGATCCATGGAAATTGCCCTGGGCCGAAAACCCCACACCGGCAAGCTGCTGCGGGGGACGGTTGTTCCTGCGCCAGAGTCCGCCGTAACCGCCGTCAAAGGCCTGGAAGTACTCGCCCGGTTCGGCCGCCCAGGCCCGTATGCCGCCTTCGTTCCGGCGTATTTCGAGGGTCCCGTTGCCCTCCGGGTGGACGGCGATGCGCCAGTAGAACCCGTTTCCCCCCAGGTACATGAAGTGGCCGCCCTGTTCCCGGAAATGGCGCAGGGCGTCGAGCGTGCGCGGCGTATGGTACTCTGGATGTGAACCCGTGGTTACGGCGCGGTAGCCTTTAATTGCCTCGACACCGTCGTCGTGCAGTTCCTGGTCGGTGACGATGTCGTAAGGGATACCCTGTTTCTCGAGCCACGCGTACAGGTGAGTGTCCGCCTGAAGGTGCCTCAGCCCGGAGCAGTCGCCTTCCGTGGCACCGAAAGTGATGTAGCCCGGGCGGAGCGAGAACAGCGGGCGCCGGTGGTTGGCGTGGCAGATGCCGCTGCCGTCCCGGTGAAAGTTGTAGGTGGAAAGCCCGTATTCCGGGTGGACGGCGGGATTCCAGGGATAGGCGTTCCATTCGCCGATCCGCTCGAGCCAGGAAGGATGGTAATTCGGACGGGCGTGATTGCCGTATACGGTATAGGTGAAGGTAGACGCGAGGACGCAGAGATCCGCCGTGGGCCCGCCCCGTGGCGCACAGACGTAAAACGGCATCATGTCCTCGTGTTCGCCGCACCGAATGCGGGCCGCGTAGAGTCCCGATCGCATGCCGTCCGGGATTTTGAAGGTGAAATCCGTCTCCCATCCGAAGTCGTAGATGTCGTCGTCGTGGAAGTGGATGGCGCCGTACTGATCCGGTGCGTGCTTCCAGGACATTTCCTCGCCGGTCCACCTGGAACCGGTCATGGCGCGGGCCGGCATGTTGACCAGGCGGCCGTGCAGGCCCTTCGGCCCGACGTCCACGATCCGCGTCGAACCCGTGTCCTGGGCGAAGTCCCATAGGGCCCACGCGCCTCGATGGCCATTGACGTCGTATTCCTGGTGGTCGGTTTCTTCCACAGGGATGTCGACGAGGGATGGCGCTTCGATCTTGCCATTGAAGTGGCCGTGAACGGGATCGCCGTCCTGTCCACCGATGATGATCCGGGCCAGGTCGCCCAGGGGAACGGGGCCGACGGCCTCAACCGTGATATTGGACGGTCCGGGAGGTGCATGGATTGCCCGGAACCCCACACTCACAGTCCAGCTTCCGGCATCGTAGCTCGCCCACACCCGATACCATTGCCGGGTCTTGATCGGCTCGCTTCGACAGACGGTGCGGGTCTCCCCGTTCGTCGATGAACGGACGACCGCGGTCAAGGCGCTGCGGTCCAGGCAGAGGCTGAGGACCGGCTTTCGTCCGCCGGTTCCACAACTGACGATGCCCTGGTCCGCCTTCTCGGGGGTCGTGGGCCATATCGTGGCGGTAAGGGTAAGGCCGCTGACCGGGCGGAAGCGGCCGTCGAGGGGGATGACGGCGTAAGAGCCCGGGTGAAACGGCTGGGACCTGGAGGGGTATTCGCCCTCGAAGGGCAGGCCGGCTTCCTCCAGCTGCAGTCCGGGACCGGCAGGATTGGGGTCGGCGCATATCACGCGAACGAGGCTGGCCCGGAAGGGTTCCGCGGCTGCGCTGCTGACCTTGAAGGCAATTTCGTCGCCGGGCCGTCCGGACAACCGGTCGGTGTAACCCAGCAGGGGAATGTCGGCCATCAGTTACCCGGGAGCAGTTCGTCGCCTTCTCGCCGTTCGCGGTACCCGCAGACCATGAGGCCCGGCCGTCCGAAGCTCTGACCGTACTCCTGCCGGTTGTCCGGGTTCCGGTAGCCCATGCGCACGAGCCTGCGGGGCCGTTTCGTCTGGTTGATGTAGGAGCCGTGCACGGTGTCGATGCAGAAGATGACCACGTCGCCGGCCCGTGCCGGTACCGCCACCGTGTCTTCCAGCTTGTACTCGTCCGTCGGCAGATGAGGCGCGCAGGGACCTTCTTCCGATTCGGTGATGTGCTGCAGATGGCCGGATTTGTGAGATCCCGCCAGGAATCGGATTTCGCCGTTTTCGTGACGGGTGTCGTCCAGGTGGACGAGTACGTCGATGTACCGGCCGTCGTGATGGCCGTAGAAGGGGTTGTCCTGGTGCAGGGGAAAGGGATGTCCGGTCTGGGGCGGCTTGATGTGCAGCGTGGTGTGGTGCAGCTCCACGTTCGGCCCAAGCAACTGGGACAGGGCCTCGACCAGCCGAGGATTGGCGACGGCTCGCGACCAGGCCTGGGAATAGAAGTGCAGGTCGTGCATGGCCGTCAGTTTGGATTTGGCCTCCGTCTCCGGATCCATGTAGGCCAGGCGCCAGGGACCGTTCCATCCCGGGCTCGTGAACGCCCAGTCCTCGACGAGCCGGTCCATCTGATCCGACAGTTCTGCCGTCTCTTCCGGCGTGAATACCTCCGGAATGTGGAGAAATCCATTATCCTGGTAGAACGCGATCTGCTCGTCGCTCAGCACGGCTTGTTCCATGACCACGGTCATGACAGATGCTCCTTGTTCGGTTGTCGCGAGCGGGGAGTTGAGGCCATCACAATGTAGTCATTCTGGTTCCTGCAGGCAATCCAATTTGAAGCGATCTACCTGAATCGCGGCAATCTACCCGTACACATCGGACAAAAGTTCATAGGACCGCAGCCGGGCTTCGAAATCGTGAGTGATCGTCACGGCCATGACCTCTTCGGCTCCGAACTGGCCGGCAAGCCGGTCGATGGTGTCCCGGACCTGGTCCGGACTGCCCACGGCCGCCAGGCGGAACTTGTCGTCCAGAAAGGCTTTCTCGGCTTCGCTGAAACGATGCTTTTCAGCCTCCTCCATGGTGGGTACGACGTTGCTGGGCTTGCCCGAGGCGAAACGGGCGAAGAGCAGGTCGCGGCTGAGTGCGAGGCGTTTGGCCTCCGCCTCGGTGTCGGCGCAGATGACGTTGATCGCGATGCAGGTCTCGGGCTGCGGCGTCTGGGCGGAGGGCTCGAAGTAGTGCCGGTAGAATTCGAGGATGCGCGGGTCGATGTTGCTGTTGATGAAGAGGGCGAAATTGTAGGGCAGTCCCAACCTGGCGGCGAGCATCGCGCTTTCCGGACTGGACCCGAGCATCCATACGGGGGGCGGAGACTGGATGGGCGGCGTGACCCGAGGCTCGAAATCCCTGTTCTGAAGGATCTCCACCAGCTGGGCGACGAGTTCGGGGAACGCTTCGAACCGGGGTCCCGCGCCAGGCGCCAGCATGCGGGCGGTCTTCATGTCGCCGCCGGGCGCCCGTCCGACCCCCAGGTCGACCCGGTCCGGATAGAGATTCGTGAGCACGGCAAAGCTCTCGGCGACTTTGAAGGGGCTGTAGTAGGGCAGCATGACGCCCCCGGAACCGATCCGCATGTCCTCCGTGGCCGCCCCGATGGCGGCGAGCAGCACTTCGGGCGAACTGCCGGCCAGGCAGTGGGCGTTGTGGTGTTCGGACACCCAGAAGCGCCGGTAGCCCAGTCGTTCGGCCTCCCGGGCCATGGTCAGGGTTTCCTGGAAGGCCTGCACGGCCGTTACCCCATCACGTATGGGAGACTGGTCGAGAATGGACAGATTCATGATGGATTGACTGCTCCTTGCGCTTTGAACTATCTGTTGATGAACCGCGCCGCGCCACTACGGGTCGGACCAAACCGTACCGCTACGCCACGGGATACAACACTACCACCCATCCACGACATGGCCGGCACCCGGGAACCAGGCCACGTCCACGAGGAATGAGAGGAATACACCCACGGCGTAGCCGGCGAGAATACCGATAAACAGCGGCTGGCCCTTGCGATAGAGGGACACGCCCCCGAGGCGAAGGACCACGGATTTTGCGATCCAGACGATCAGGATGGACAGGAAGGCCATATCCGACGCGTAGGTGGTGACGATCCCGAATCCCACGGGATGAAGGGGCCAGAAGTGAAGCCGGTGATGGGCCCAGATCAGGAACGCCGAGATCAGGACGCCGCTCATTACCATGGTCAACTGGGATTGCGTCATGGCCTGGGGATTCGTAAGAAAAGTCTCCAATTGCGTCCAGTAACCTTTCGCCCCGGATTCAAAACCGCCGGCCTTGAGCTGGGACGCCCCCATGTCATACCCCAGGTAGAGCGTGTATAACAGGGCCGTCATGAATCCGATGGCCAGCGAAAGCGCGATGGCGCCGAACACCCCCTTTCCCACGCCGCCCACGACGTCGCCCACCTTGGCGGCATGGGCCATGGAACACATGCCGAGCGTCCGCCAGTTCCTGGTGAAGGTCTGGCACAGCCACATCCCCGCGATGGTCCGGGCGTTGATGTGCTCCGATCCGACGAATCTGAGCGTAATCTCGTTTGCGCTGTTGTAGGGCAGGTCCAGGGACGCCAGGCCGGTCTCCGCCACCACGCGGGTTACGCCAATGTAAAGGACCAGCAGCACGAACATCATGAGGGCTACGACCCAGAGCGTCATGCCCGCGCTCCACAGGAGGAAAACCATGTAAATTGTACCGCCGGAAAAAGATAGCACGGCCGTACGGTATGTGAAGAACTCCCGCGAATCGTCGATTTCAGGGGCCCTTCCCAGGGCTTTCCGGATGACGTCGCGGATATGCCTTCGTGCCATCCACAGCCCGAACAGCACGAAGATCAGAAAGCCGGACAGGTGCTGGAAGTGCATCATTTCCTGCGGACCCGGCACGCCGACGCGGGTCATCACGCCCTGCTGCACGATGCGGATTAGGTAGAACAGCCAGACGCTGAGCAGCACTTCCACCCTGGTGAAGTAGGCCACCCCGATCAGCAGGAAGTTAAAGCGGACCTGAATGGGATGAAACCCCTCGTACAGGGTCAGCGGGAAGGCGTGTCCCGCGCCGAGGGGGATGGGGGGCATGAGGCCGAAGAAGTCGAATATGTTCCAGGTCATGATGAACAGCGTGATGCCGAACCCCCACCAGAACAGTTTCACCCGGGCAATTCTGGGTAAAAGGGCCTTTTCCTCCGCGCCGTCTACCAGCGTCAGCGGCACCTGGGCCAGGGGGAAGGCCAGGCGCTCGTGTTCGACCCACTGCTTCCGGAGCATGACCATGATCGAGGCGCCGACCAGGAACAGGGCAATGTAAAACGTCACCCACCAGAACATGGGTACGAACCAGATCTGCCAGCGGATGTTTCTCGTGGAATACACGCCTTCGTAGAACTGGTTCAACCCGCCCAGGTGGTTCGGGACCACCAGCCAGGACGGCAGATAGTCGAGGAACAGTTCCGCCCACCGGTTTTCAGGCGTGGCGTGGTAGAACGGGCCGCTGATGATCGATACGGCGTAATTACTGAAGGCCCAGCCGGGTATGACGGAAGCCGTGAAGACCAGGAAGAAGATCATGATGAGTTCCTGGCTGGTGAATGGACGGCTGAAGCCCGAGATTTTCAGGCAGGGATTGACCAGCAGGACCATCAGGAGGAAGGGCAGCAGTGCCGCCACCGGCAGATGGGTGACCGTGATGAATGACCCGCGCGTAACGAATTCGGAGGAGATCGACCAGATGGTCAACAGAATGGTGAAGACGCATCCGATCACCACGGCCCGGAGGGTGAGTCCGGCGGAAACGGGCCGCGCTACGGGAGTTGCGGAGGACCTTTCCCGATCGGAGTGTGGCAATGTGGCTGTGGACATGGCAGCAGGGGATGTGCGGGGCTGACTGTGGTGCGTGTCGCCCGATTTGTTCGTCGGTTCCGATCCACGCGCATACTGCGTATTTACTTGCATACTGCGCATTTGATTGCTTACTGCGCATTCACACGGCTTCCACGCACGCCCGAAGCTTTGCCAGTCCTTTTCGTGCCGTGGCCACCGGCCCTTCGGCCCAGTAGGCGGGATTGAACAGTTCGAGCGACAGCATGCCCCGGTATTCCTGCCGCACCAGGCTGGCGACGATTTCGTCCCAGGGCGCCTCGCCGTCTCCGGGATAGACCCGGTGCTCGTCTTCGATGTCCGCGCGCGGCGGGTCGGAAGGATAGTCGTTCACGTGGACCAGACCCAGGCGGCCGGGATCGAGGTAGTCCATCCCGCGCTGGTGCCCGCTTCCCTTGTACATGTGAAAGATGTCGGTCAGCAGTCTGGCGTCACGCACCCCGCTTTCGGCAGCCACGAGCAGGGCTTCTCCGACCGTTCCCAGCGTCCGGGACACGCCCCAGAACTCCAGCAGGGGTTTCGGGGAGAAATTGGAAACGGCATCCGTCAGTTCGGCGAATCTCCGTACCACGGAAAAAAGGTCGACTTCCCGGTCGTGGATTCCCTTCGGGGCCGTGGCTACGAAAGGGCAATCCAGGATCTGCGCCATTTCGAAACACCGCCGCGCCTCTTCCAAACCAAGGGCGTGGCGGTCGGCCTCGGGCACTGCCCATTCGAAAAAGGCGATCAGGTTCACGATCCGGATGCCCCGGCCGGCGGCGTGGTCCCGCAGTTGCGGCAGCGTACCGCCCCCTTCGACCCAGGCATCGATTTCCTCCACCCAGGGTTCGATCCCGTCATATCCGGCGTCGGCCGCGATATCCACGTATTCCAGCACGGAAACACCGGGCGACCGGATCGTGCTCGTATTGAGGCAGTAGTCAAAGCGTCCCATCGTAAGCTTCCCTCCGAGATATGCTTCACTTCGAGCGACCGTCATTTCAACCGATAAAGGGTCGGGCACGGACGGTGCAACGGCTATGTCCATTTGCATGGTTCAAGCTTCGAATCAATTTAGTGCATGTTATAAAAAAAAGTACCGTTTTAACCGTCTTCGCCTATATTGTATATCGCTGTAAACAGTAACCTTCCATGGTGACAACCGGTACGACTGTGAGGCACGTTTCGCGCTTCCCGAGGTCTGTTCTTCTCCTTTGCTTCCTGCTGATTTCCAGGGTTGCTGCCGGTCAGATGACCGAGACGGATGCCATCGGATCCACCGTGACCCTCCACGTCACGCCGGAGCGCATCGTATCGCTCATTCCCAGCAATACCGAATTGCTGTTCGCCGTCGGAGCGGGAAGTTCGGTCGTGGGGGTCACGACCTACTGTGATTATCCGCCGGAAGCCCGTGAAATCGAGAAGATCGGCGACGTCACGGCCATGAGCCTCGAGAAAATCGTGGCCCTCGATCCGGACCTCGTACTGGCCTCGAAGGGAAACGCCAGAGAACTGATATACAGCCTGAAGGCGCTGGACGTCCCGGTGTTCGTCCTAGACCCCCAGTCGATCGAGGAGGTGCTCGATGCGATCGGCACGGTGGGCAAGCTTACCGGTCGGGAAGAAGCGGCAAGCGGGCTCCTCGACGGATACCGTCAGCGGCTGGCCAGGGTGGCGGAGCGGATCAGCGGCCTGACCGAAGGTGAACGTCCCACGATTTTCGTCGGCAGCCCCTTCCGGGACGAGAACTGGACCCCCGGTC from the Gemmatimonadota bacterium genome contains:
- a CDS encoding phosphotransferase, coding for MGHRLSRGIGKPSVENVDEYNRFEKLVHRFDPHAKLKRHRSLPGGYSADVTVLELETWVGTSRKLIHRLHGEVDLQQNPNVAADEFRVLQLTHAAGLATPAPVYLDARDPLFPTPSLVLEYAEGVTDLKPGDPAEYVMQMARELARIHRMDTAGRDLSFLLRVEDDCASAVGRPPDAPGITAGERELLALLAPCWPLPRNNTPVVLHGDYWPGNTLWRDGHLTAVIDWEDTRRGDPLFDVSNARFEILMLFGAEIMDTFTRHYESLNPVDSGCLPWWDFYTAFRVVNKLDFLATDERDVSLIRADHHWFVEQARSRMGSCRATRQSPK
- a CDS encoding sulfatase-like hydrolase/transferase; the protein is MMPKNIVVLITDTFRHDNLGNRAERSVRTPELDRFAAERATEITKAHMGSFPTIPHRTDFATGVTGWPHYGWQPIDLSGPNHAGRMLGEQGYATQLICDCPHLFKARFTDGFDAAYQNRGQEGDRPLLHLNDPIERVVQDDKTRGHPRYRGHALVNQHRWINHYYRYESDVFSAQTAQTAVRWLEENAESGPFFLWVDFFDPHEPWDPPEYMVRRYDPDYTGPPMLHPNYGPSSAYTPEELHNLWAHYAAETELVDRHIGQVLQKIDDLGLWDDTIVTVMSDHGMSIGEHDRTGKSNIQEDDGRFWPIYPEIGHVMLMLAGGGVPRGAQLPLITQTIDLFPSLCDLAGVTVDPPKSFDGLSFAGAVLEGRATHREYAVSGCHLADPSEGLARRATTPFLVTDRWGYAPVGADGRPELYDLQKDRLAQQNIADGNEAVLDDLHALFLAHLAEHHAPEDVAALWSKAGGSGNLKGKWAIDYPGE
- a CDS encoding metallophosphoesterase family protein, translated to MKIAVFADVHSNLDALETVLDHIDRWRPDRVLCAGDIINRGPKPRECTERVVTRALAEDWGMIYGNHERYVLKFGRGSLPDRGPEFEIIRHAKWTYDQLAGQTGQAGPDSTSRPESPDRLVARLEALPFQWSMTDEAGNELRMVHASMLGDRKGIFPDDTEASLREKIAPAPKVLVVGHTHRPLIRTVDDALVVNVGAVGAPFDQDPRAAYAQMTFEAGAWKAEIIRLDYDRERAITRFYESGYLEDSGDFARLILAEFREARSLIPGWYREYEDRVMSGEIPLKASVDRYLEDCKIDG
- a CDS encoding N,N-dimethylformamidase large subunit; the encoded protein is MADIPLLGYTDRLSGRPGDEIAFKVSSAAAEPFRASLVRVICADPNPAGPGLQLEEAGLPFEGEYPSRSQPFHPGSYAVIPLDGRFRPVSGLTLTATIWPTTPEKADQGIVSCGTGGRKPVLSLCLDRSALTAVVRSSTNGETRTVCRSEPIKTRQWYRVWASYDAGSWTVSVGFRAIHAPPGPSNITVEAVGPVPLGDLARIIIGGQDGDPVHGHFNGKIEAPSLVDIPVEETDHQEYDVNGHRGAWALWDFAQDTGSTRIVDVGPKGLHGRLVNMPARAMTGSRWTGEEMSWKHAPDQYGAIHFHDDDIYDFGWETDFTFKIPDGMRSGLYAARIRCGEHEDMMPFYVCAPRGGPTADLCVLASTFTYTVYGNHARPNYHPSWLERIGEWNAYPWNPAVHPEYGLSTYNFHRDGSGICHANHRRPLFSLRPGYITFGATEGDCSGLRHLQADTHLYAWLEKQGIPYDIVTDQELHDDGVEAIKGYRAVTTGSHPEYHTPRTLDALRHFREQGGHFMYLGGNGFYWRIAVHPEGNGTLEIRRNEGGIRAWAAEPGEYFQAFDGGYGGLWRRNNRPPQQLAGVGFSAQGNFHGSYYRIDPNARANPETAWIFEGVEGETVGDYGFSGNGAAGFELDRADSRLGTPENTRVIASSENHHESFIPVPEELLTHITTWSGELPEKLVRADMVYQKSDSGSQLFSTGSITFCGSLLYNDADNDISRIVSNVLHRFLAAEPKGRSGRPGRP
- a CDS encoding phytanoyl-CoA dioxygenase family protein — its product is MTVVMEQAVLSDEQIAFYQDNGFLHIPEVFTPEETAELSDQMDRLVEDWAFTSPGWNGPWRLAYMDPETEAKSKLTAMHDLHFYSQAWSRAVANPRLVEALSQLLGPNVELHHTTLHIKPPQTGHPFPLHQDNPFYGHHDGRYIDVLVHLDDTRHENGEIRFLAGSHKSGHLQHITESEEGPCAPHLPTDEYKLEDTVAVPARAGDVVIFCIDTVHGSYINQTKRPRRLVRMGYRNPDNRQEYGQSFGRPGLMVCGYRERREGDELLPGN
- a CDS encoding LLM class flavin-dependent oxidoreductase, yielding MNLSILDQSPIRDGVTAVQAFQETLTMAREAERLGYRRFWVSEHHNAHCLAGSSPEVLLAAIGAATEDMRIGSGGVMLPYYSPFKVAESFAVLTNLYPDRVDLGVGRAPGGDMKTARMLAPGAGPRFEAFPELVAQLVEILQNRDFEPRVTPPIQSPPPVWMLGSSPESAMLAARLGLPYNFALFINSNIDPRILEFYRHYFEPSAQTPQPETCIAINVICADTEAEAKRLALSRDLLFARFASGKPSNVVPTMEEAEKHRFSEAEKAFLDDKFRLAAVGSPDQVRDTIDRLAGQFGAEEVMAVTITHDFEARLRSYELLSDVYG
- a CDS encoding sugar phosphate isomerase/epimerase; this translates as MQMDIAVAPSVPDPLSVEMTVARSEAYLGGKLTMGRFDYCLNTSTIRSPGVSVLEYVDIAADAGYDGIEPWVEEIDAWVEGGGTLPQLRDHAAGRGIRIVNLIAFFEWAVPEADRHALGLEEARRCFEMAQILDCPFVATAPKGIHDREVDLFSVVRRFAELTDAVSNFSPKPLLEFWGVSRTLGTVGEALLVAAESGVRDARLLTDIFHMYKGSGHQRGMDYLDPGRLGLVHVNDYPSDPPRADIEDEHRVYPGDGEAPWDEIVASLVRQEYRGMLSLELFNPAYWAEGPVATARKGLAKLRACVEAV
- a CDS encoding ABC transporter substrate-binding protein, producing MVTTGTTVRHVSRFPRSVLLLCFLLISRVAAGQMTETDAIGSTVTLHVTPERIVSLIPSNTELLFAVGAGSSVVGVTTYCDYPPEAREIEKIGDVTAMSLEKIVALDPDLVLASKGNARELIYSLKALDVPVFVLDPQSIEEVLDAIGTVGKLTGREEAASGLLDGYRQRLARVAERISGLTEGERPTIFVGSPFRDENWTPGPETFTSAVIQRAGGRNVADDLAPGTWAVYNLEHIVSRDPQVLLSTLGEGQDAEEVRARYLERAKSLKGWQNLDAVRNERVVLITENWLLRPAPRLFLAIETLAAALHPNLF